A part of Rhipicephalus microplus isolate Deutch F79 chromosome 8, USDA_Rmic, whole genome shotgun sequence genomic DNA contains:
- the LOC142768944 gene encoding uncharacterized protein LOC142768944 encodes MDKVENLWRPKRTRQRYGSNSESPPKNPKRGTDGRVLFTGGGIQEMMQATLSEITNTVATVKEQLPREYAHQPLEWLTTESQSESREVRPDSPRSSRRNLNPSTVSRSPDKNRNNASTRAVREELTVASGSELKPVVVSQSRLATENGNDGSEEHFLRKNGANASGTRSHKTSANGQMTPQEDCTRPHSDEQVAPSRKSSGEQTRLKERLHHLRSRWRAAQRILDEIGARLNGGTADPSEQIDNPAVQAYREQRWGDAQHKKRALSESAPSVPARTRGPPRSRSKPDSPVEENPGTSTLFDGVFKRPQLVSRRPRRAQSQRHDTRTKPRSSVVATSTADTLRIAKAGKQSPPAPGTSVSHYLTGFSEFLHEKAPSVFPHWRSFERLVLDVRRAIHEKPAAELDSWCSHSERQPCWLLSFEDTIARFVLLYDIEMAVIHPGSFSMHHVDRDFLKRANAEAIRDRAREMGIEPEQFLYERDCLITWLLRAHRCILRVRLDLTEVAQSPGEFCRGYHLHKDYKILELGVSGKTLLRGRHLFLFLGHVTQLTELSLFVLYLTHPDDDCRLAALVASNVFLRKLTLKMCHIADRNLEGLIDAVKGLPLLECVSISVLDPESCFERSQQLSQLLVGPGCRSLQQAHFDVPCDLGLILERLGENEQVVEVYINQQLTTPSELMKLCDLVNANTHLKHLSLPINMDSTLPRRYYKFVLSKFVEKARMEVLNLQNSFITTRGIKAIAEGLKRNGAKEASEPTSVIQTTESDVGRQQYLKALYIRGDLTCEHLGILVDALDANRTLEVLDVGRVLPSPSMSHADVTRKIVDQAFRQGQCSTRSQRSSVATVRVNKVYFGEDLHLLIIAVRNDVTFHKLNLLFGDSPTEMLKSHSFDFSQLLALLPFFAVAETLETLEIQVSVPGTYDVAFMGVSLLAATSNSLTELNVILADSCCEFVSILLLHGLASSISIRSLTMSGWSLKRPVPFWFFRFCCMNESLRKLHIHITNLEADDNTTFYEDLPDALAKCRWLVDFRLTCGKLREPIFIPEVLSIIRRNKRVQKWPVKLVATAEGDPQKVVKHFDKNLTLDKSVRLRRSMDVPDFKQHVFERFMYSTDVIDRAIETIKNLVSSTLGHRAKVHRRATTPGPGSNVRDEVRTGLMDEATQERLFRNLHVRDLRGGNFDLNVDHYMMRISMVSHMMRTVYNEQQKRYEDTLGKLHQ; translated from the exons ATGGACAAGGTTGAAAACCTCTGGAGACCGAAGAGAACCCGCCAGCGGTATGGTTCAAACAGTGAGTCACCACCTAAGAACCCGAAACGAGGTACCGACGGGCGAGTGCTTTTTACCGGCGGAGGCATCCAGGAGATGATGCAGGCGACTTTGTCCGAGATTACTAATACCGTGGCAACCGTGAAG GAACAATTACCTCGAGAGTATGCACATCAGCCTCTGGAATGGTTGACCACTGAATCACAGTCCGAAAGTAGAGAGGTCCGGCCTGACAGCCCACGGTCGTCGAGGAGAAACCTTAACCCATCGACAGTTAGCAGGAGTCCTGATAAGAATCGCAACAATGCAAGTACTCGGG CGGTACGAGAGGAATTGACTGTGGCGTCCGGCTCAGAGTTGAAGCCCGTTGTCGTCAGTCAGAGTCGCCTGGCTACGGAGAACGGAAACGACGGTTCGGAAGAACATTTTCTCCGCAAAAATGGCGCTAATGCATCGGGGACACGTTCGCACAAGACATCAGCGAATGGGCAAATGACTCCGCAAGAAGACTGCACAAGACCCCATTCAGATGAGCAGGTTGCCCCTTCGAGGAAAAG TTCTGGTGAACAAACCCGACTGAAAGAGCGCCTTCACCATTTGCGTTCTCGATGGCGAGCTGCGCAGCGAATTCTGGACGAGATTGGCGCTCGGTTAAACGGCGGGACTGCTGATCCAAGTGAACAGATAGATAATCCCGCCGTTCAAGCTTACAG AGAACAGCGTTGGGGTGATGCGCAGCACAAAAAGAGGGCACTTTCCGAGTCTGCACCATCCGTGCCTGCCCGGACTCGCGGACCACCGCGATCACGCTCCAAGCCCGACAGCCCGGTGGAAGAAAATCCTGGAACTTCTACACTGTTCGACGGGGTGTTCAAGCGGCCACAACTGGTGTCCAGGAGGCCTCGAAGAGCTCAGTCGCAGCGTCACGATACAAGGACCAAGCCTCGGAGCTCTGTAGTCGCAACGAGCACTGCGGACACACTGCGTATCGCGAAGGCTGGCAAGCAATCGCCACCA GCACCGGGGACCTCCGTCTCGCACTACCTGACCGGGTTCTCAGAGTTTCTGCACGAGAAGGCCCCGTCCGTCTTTCCACATTGGCGAAGCTTTGAGCGTCTCGTACTGGACGTTCGTCGAGCTATCCACGAAAAGCCTGCGGCGGAGCTGGACTCGTGGTGTTCTCACAGCGAGCGACAGCCCTGCTGGCTCCTGTCCTTCGAGGACACGATAGCCAGATTTGTACTTTTATACGACATCGAGATGGCGGTTATTCATCCTGGATCTTTTTCGATGCATCACGTCGACAGAGATTTTCTCAAGAGAGCCAATGCAGAGGCAATCCGTGACAGAGCGCGTGAAATGGGCATAGAGCCCGAGC AGTTCCTCTACGAGCGAGATTGTCTTATCACGTGGCTTCTGCGAGCGCACCGGTGCATTCTACGAGTGCGTCTGGACCTCACCGAGGTGGCGCAGTCTCCTGGCGAGTTCTGTCGGGGATATCACCTCCACAAAGACTACAAGATTCTCGAACTGGGAGTCAGTGGGAAAACCCTGCTTAGAGGGCGCCACCTCTTTCTGTTTCTCGGTCACGTGACTCAGCTCACCGAACTGTCGCTCTTCGTACTGTACCTGACGCACCCAGACGACGATTGCCGCCTCGCCGCGCTAGTCGCAAGCAACGTGTTCCTGAGGAAGCTCACGCTAAAGATGTGCCATATCGCCGACAG AAACTTGGAAGGCCTTATTGATGCTGTTAAGGGTCTGCCGCTCCTCGAGTGCGTCTCCATCTCTGTGCTCGATCCCGAATCGTGCTTCGAGCGAAGCCAGCAACTGTCCCAACTCCTGGTCGGACCCGGGTGTAGAAGTCTGCAACAGGCTCATTTTGATGTTCCATGCGATTTGGGACTGATCTTGGAACGATTGGGTGAAAATGAACAAGTCGTCGAAGTCTATATCAATCAGCAGCTTACTACTCCTTCGGAGCTCATGAAACTCTGTGACCTAGTCAACGCAAACACTCATCTTAAGCACCTTTCTCTACCTATCAACATGGACTCGACTCTTCCTAGACGCTATTATAAGTTCGTATTAAGCAAGTTTGTAGAAAAAGCCCGAATGGAAGTATTAAATCTGCAGAATTCGTTCATCACAACACGAGGCATTAAAGCCATAGCGGAAGGCCTGAAGAGAAATGGCGCTAAGGAGGCTTCAGAACCCACTTCGGTAATACAGACCACTGAAAGCGACGTTGGTCGACAGCAGTATCTTAAGGCATTATATATCAGAGGCGACCTTACTTGCGAGCACCTTGGTATTCTTGTGGACGCACTGGACGCCAACAGGACCCTCGAAGTTCTTGATGTTGGTCGAGTACTGCCTTCGCCATCAATGAGTCACGCCGACGTGACGAGGAAGATTGTCGACCAAGCCTTTCGACAGGGTCAGTGCTCGACGAGATCCCAGAGAAGTTCCGTCGCCACAGTACGCGTTAACAAAGTGTACTTCGGCGAAGACTTGCATCTTCTTATCATTGCCGTCCGCAACGATGTGACATTCCACAAGTTGAATCTCTTGTTTGGCGATTCTCCTACAGAAATGCTCAAAAGTCACTCGTTTGACTTCAGCCAGCTTCTAGCACTGTTACCCTTCTTCGCAGTAGCAGAGACGCTGGAGACATTGGAAATTCAAGTGTCTGTGCCCGGGACATATGACGTCGCTTTTATGGGGGTCTCTCTTCTCGCCGCCACGAGCAACAGCCTGACTGAACTCAACGTAATTTTGGCGGACTCATGCTGCGAGTTCGTCTCCATCCTGTTGCTCCACGGGCTTGCCTCCAGTATCTCGATTCGCTCGCTCACCATGAGTGGATGGTCACTGAAGCGTCCGGTGCCGTTCTGGTTCTTCCGCTTCTGCTGCATGAACGAAAGCCTGCGTAAGCTTCACATTCATATCACCAACCTGGAAGCCGACGACAACACCACATTCTACGAAGACCTGCCCGACGCTCTCGCAAAGTGCCGCTGGCTCGTGGATTTCAGGCTCACGTGCGGCAAGTTGCGTGAGCCAATATTCATTCCCGAAGTGCTATCCATTATTCGCAGAAATAAGCGAGTACAAAAATGGCCAGTTAAACTGGTCGCGACCGCTGAAGGCGACCCACAAAAAGTCGTGAAGCATTTCGACAAAAATCTCACACTCGACAAGAGCGTCAGACTCCGGCGTTCCATGGATGTTCCTGATTTCAAGCAACACGTTTTCGAACGTTTCATGTATTCCACGGATGTGATTGACCGAGCTATAGAAACGATCAAAAATTTGGTTTCTAGTACTTTGGGCCATCGGGCGAAAGTTCACCGCAGGGCCACTACACCGGGTCCTGGTTCGAATGTCAGGGACGAAGTCCGGACTGGCCTCATGGACGAAGCCACTCAGGAACGCCTTTTCAGAAACTTGCACGTTCGTGACCTTCGTGGTGGGAATTTTGATTTGAATGTCGATCATTACATGATGCGAATTTCAATGGTGAGTCACATGATGAGAACGGTTTACAACGAACAGCAGAAACGCTACGAAGACACGCTAGGCAAGCTCCATCAATGA